From the genome of Verrucomicrobiaceae bacterium, one region includes:
- a CDS encoding valine--pyruvate transaminase — MQNESGIPPQTLFSDIGHRLGGPSGIQELMDDLGEALSLHPDMRMLGGGQPAAIPQAQALWRQRIAEMLADGSIDRALLNYDPPGGNPLFREAMAGFLRRECGWDVTRENIAVLPSSQSACFLLYNLLAGDTADKKRRVLFPLLPEYIGYANQALCEGQFTACLPKITETGPHEIKYHVDFDRLRLDPSIAAMAVSCPTNPTGNVLTENEFQSLHALCAAQNIPLIIDNAYGHPFPGVIHNGFQPKWQPGMIFSISMSKVGLPGVRNAIVVADAPIVKALSNMNAITALSNGNLGQAILTPLLADDTLIKLGRDTIRPFYRERSDHAKSILTAALGEKVPWALHAQEGAFFLWLWLKGLPIPAAELYRRLKVRKVLVIPGHYFAFGLDQPWQHPNECLRLTYSQPPHIVQEGLEIIAEEVIKLF; from the coding sequence ATGCAAAACGAATCAGGAATTCCACCACAGACTCTCTTTTCGGATATTGGGCACCGTTTAGGAGGCCCCAGTGGCATCCAGGAGCTCATGGACGACCTCGGCGAGGCATTGTCTCTCCATCCAGACATGCGCATGCTCGGCGGCGGGCAACCCGCCGCCATCCCGCAGGCTCAGGCGCTGTGGCGTCAGCGCATCGCCGAGATGCTGGCCGATGGCAGCATCGACCGGGCACTGCTCAACTACGACCCGCCTGGCGGCAATCCGCTCTTTCGCGAGGCCATGGCGGGCTTTTTGCGCCGCGAGTGCGGATGGGATGTCACACGCGAAAACATCGCCGTTTTGCCCAGCAGCCAGAGTGCGTGCTTCTTGCTCTACAACCTCCTCGCAGGCGACACCGCCGACAAAAAGCGCCGCGTGCTCTTCCCGCTGCTGCCCGAGTACATCGGCTACGCCAACCAAGCACTCTGCGAAGGCCAGTTCACCGCCTGTTTGCCCAAAATCACCGAGACCGGCCCACACGAGATCAAATACCACGTCGATTTCGACCGCCTGCGCCTCGATCCCAGCATCGCCGCCATGGCCGTGAGCTGCCCCACGAACCCCACCGGCAATGTTTTGACCGAAAACGAGTTCCAGAGCCTCCACGCCCTCTGCGCGGCTCAAAACATCCCGCTCATCATCGACAACGCCTACGGCCATCCCTTCCCCGGCGTCATCCACAACGGCTTCCAGCCGAAATGGCAGCCCGGCATGATCTTCAGCATCAGCATGAGCAAAGTCGGCCTCCCCGGCGTGCGGAATGCCATCGTCGTCGCCGACGCACCCATCGTGAAGGCCTTGTCGAACATGAACGCCATCACCGCGCTCTCGAACGGCAACCTCGGCCAAGCCATCCTCACCCCGCTGCTCGCCGACGACACGCTTATCAAGCTCGGTCGCGACACCATCCGCCCGTTTTATCGCGAACGCAGCGATCACGCCAAATCCATCCTCACCGCCGCCCTCGGCGAAAAAGTCCCATGGGCACTGCATGCGCAGGAAGGCGCCTTCTTCCTCTGGCTCTGGCTCAAAGGCCTGCCCATCCCCGCCGCCGAACTTTATCGCCGCCTCAAAGTGCGGAAGGTCCTCGTCATCCCCGGCCACTACTTCGCCTTCGGCCTCGACCAGCCCTGGCAACACCCCAACGAATGCCTCCGCCTCACCTACTCCCAGCCCCCGCACATCGTGCAGGAGGGTCTGGAGATCATCGCGGAGGAGGTCATCAAGTTGTTCTGA